A genome region from Oceanispirochaeta sp. M1 includes the following:
- a CDS encoding HU family DNA-binding protein, producing the protein MAIPKQVEDHLERIFKDSEAEWSGEEGAFDKLCSSWEKKERLFSQQIKLLDMDELPELEAGDSRAALLLTFSGSLVSLGPGEKRWLEYASISLRTDVPDIVRCEATSLSSPAAYGKAAEFSSGPLKHTSALYKIVVCKEDVTPSEQEKRVREATVFLTNSFIHLNRDLTLPFSDQDAEQFNKQNIIAYLARKSGLTQDKIREVTDDYVSMMETGMLMGKTVSFGRLGRFSLSLKPSRKARIGRNPKTGEEITIPARGAHWSPNFKFSGSSKDKAEAMPLPEDEES; encoded by the coding sequence ATGGCAATACCAAAACAGGTTGAAGATCATCTGGAGAGAATCTTTAAGGATTCTGAAGCTGAGTGGAGCGGAGAAGAGGGTGCTTTTGATAAACTCTGCAGCAGTTGGGAAAAAAAGGAAAGACTCTTTTCACAGCAGATCAAACTTCTGGATATGGATGAGCTTCCAGAATTGGAGGCCGGTGATTCCCGGGCAGCTCTTCTTCTTACCTTTTCCGGTTCTCTGGTCAGTCTGGGGCCCGGTGAAAAGCGCTGGCTTGAGTATGCAAGCATCTCCTTAAGAACGGATGTTCCAGATATCGTTCGTTGTGAAGCGACCTCACTTTCATCTCCTGCGGCCTATGGTAAGGCCGCAGAGTTCAGCAGCGGTCCTTTAAAACATACCTCAGCCCTCTATAAAATCGTTGTCTGCAAGGAAGACGTCACACCGTCTGAACAGGAGAAAAGAGTTCGGGAAGCGACAGTCTTTCTGACGAACTCATTTATACATCTGAACCGTGATCTTACCCTCCCGTTCAGCGATCAGGATGCGGAGCAGTTCAATAAACAGAACATTATTGCCTATCTGGCAAGGAAGAGCGGTCTGACCCAGGATAAGATCAGAGAAGTCACTGATGACTATGTGTCCATGATGGAGACTGGAATGCTTATGGGTAAGACTGTCTCCTTTGGAAGATTGGGACGTTTTTCTCTCTCTCTGAAGCCAAGCAGGAAGGCTCGAATCGGACGCAATCCTAAAACAGGAGAGGAGATTACTATTCCTGCCAGAGGGGCTCACTGGAGTCCTAATTTTAAGTTTTCCGGAAGCAGTAAGGATAAGGCTGAGGCCATGCCTCTTCCTGAAGATGAGGAAAGCTGA
- a CDS encoding substrate-binding domain-containing protein: MPKMPKKASPRIQSVSLKRSSEGQLLLLWGATEKEIPSPPEKGAVLTPQDSKYWYDTEYAGWNIEKINIPDSPRDGASGKELIYLQPGDDHPYMQQYAATIEERCADAGLKLRILNSKWDEKLFDDNVNMAISMKPDMILLNPEHQKQSSSWYKRINEADIPVIGGNFLAENEGHKYLLAWTGPDDWGQSRLLAKTMADQMNHKGGYAIIQHHKGNSSYFARTWGPITELNKYTPDLIHLDSRIGMIPSEAAAIVEEWIDTHGDGLNGIFSADDGEVMQAISEVLKKRDREDICCVAAGSSRMGLEHIMQDRLYANSFQSPEIDAETAIQTIIDWFEGLTVEPIRYLPKYIVTKEDASEFMYKRFQVSSLNMEHLYNSIREYKWRACYNFFGDLYEKILTRRVIPIGMFQGICLEILTGMIVIMQEDGLSVEENLGSYSSLAKHLTEDQEITSVLEWLNDLAQQVIASKLSKINKKTHIQEIVDFIDKNYSTPMSLKSLSYDFSISQAYLGQIFRKETGLKFNDYINDKRIEEAKKLFRGENIVINKVALQLGYTDPAYFYKLFKKRTGMSAMEYIQKQSD; the protein is encoded by the coding sequence ATGCCGAAAATGCCAAAAAAAGCATCACCACGTATACAGTCAGTCAGTTTAAAACGCAGCTCAGAAGGACAATTGCTTCTCCTCTGGGGGGCAACAGAAAAGGAGATCCCCTCCCCCCCCGAGAAAGGGGCGGTTCTGACTCCTCAGGATAGCAAATACTGGTATGATACCGAATATGCCGGATGGAACATTGAAAAAATAAACATCCCCGATTCCCCCAGAGATGGTGCTTCAGGCAAAGAGCTTATCTATCTTCAGCCTGGAGATGATCATCCCTATATGCAGCAGTATGCCGCCACAATTGAAGAGAGATGTGCTGACGCCGGTCTGAAACTTCGGATACTTAATTCCAAGTGGGATGAAAAATTATTTGACGATAATGTAAATATGGCCATTTCCATGAAGCCGGATATGATACTTCTGAATCCCGAACACCAGAAGCAGAGCAGTTCCTGGTATAAGAGAATAAATGAGGCAGATATCCCGGTAATTGGGGGCAATTTTCTGGCGGAGAATGAAGGACACAAGTATCTTCTTGCCTGGACAGGTCCCGATGACTGGGGCCAAAGTCGTCTATTGGCAAAAACCATGGCCGATCAGATGAACCACAAGGGCGGCTATGCGATTATTCAACACCATAAGGGAAATTCCAGTTATTTTGCCAGAACATGGGGTCCCATTACAGAACTTAATAAATATACCCCGGATCTTATACATCTTGATTCCAGAATAGGTATGATCCCCTCGGAAGCCGCAGCAATAGTTGAGGAGTGGATAGATACACATGGTGATGGACTGAACGGTATTTTCAGTGCCGATGATGGAGAAGTGATGCAGGCAATATCAGAAGTACTGAAAAAAAGAGACCGGGAGGATATATGCTGTGTGGCTGCCGGCAGCAGCCGTATGGGTCTTGAGCATATTATGCAGGACAGACTATATGCCAACTCTTTTCAATCTCCGGAAATTGATGCAGAAACAGCTATTCAGACGATTATTGACTGGTTTGAGGGTCTGACCGTTGAACCAATCCGCTATCTTCCAAAATATATTGTGACCAAAGAGGACGCCTCTGAATTCATGTATAAACGCTTTCAGGTAAGTTCTTTGAATATGGAACATCTCTATAATTCAATCAGAGAATATAAGTGGAGAGCCTGCTATAATTTTTTCGGTGATCTTTATGAGAAGATACTTACAAGAAGAGTTATCCCTATTGGAATGTTTCAGGGGATCTGCCTTGAGATTCTCACAGGTATGATAGTAATTATGCAGGAGGATGGCCTATCTGTAGAGGAGAATCTTGGATCTTACAGCAGCCTGGCCAAACATTTAACTGAAGACCAGGAAATAACATCTGTACTGGAGTGGCTCAATGATCTTGCGCAGCAGGTAATAGCCTCAAAACTTTCAAAAATCAATAAGAAAACTCATATACAGGAAATTGTAGATTTCATAGATAAGAACTACAGCACACCCATGTCACTTAAATCTCTATCCTACGACTTTTCCATTTCACAGGCCTATCTCGGCCAGATATTCAGAAAAGAGACCGGATTGAAATTCAATGACTATATCAACGACAAAAGAATTGAAGAAGCTAAAAAACTGTTCAGGGGAGAAAATATAGTAATCAATAAAGTGGCTCTACAGCTTGGATATACCGACCCGGCCTACTTCTATAAATTATTCAAGAAGCGGACCGGTATGTCAGCAATGGAATATATTCAGAAACAGTCTGACTAA
- a CDS encoding uroporphyrinogen decarboxylase family protein, whose product MNRSENCLKKLDRINKTLRHEEADRVPISDFFWLTFIDRWREELDLPKDASPYSHYDLDWICATPNLDPHIKNFEVIKSTDDEEVVRTGFEAIVRHKKGAQMPYFEKFETDTVEKMLAFEFNDPWDERRYFKGGDNQLAGVSEVITRNSPPWIDSVKELHPDFPLYGSVCEGMEEGWRIIGTENLLLWSALHPDELEIFLNRVADFNLELMKAQFKAADGMLDGFIIWGDVSYVNGMLFSPDTWRRFFKPGLKNMIDFSHSQGLPVIYHGCGNSTDIWPDLIDIGLDCYNPLEAKSGMDVIEKRQTFGHDMAFCGNIDVMKWADAPLDELEAEVMRKMNAAKGGGFIVQSDHSVPSNVSAERYEFVYNLVKKNGTYPLDLGQWDIPDMK is encoded by the coding sequence ATGAATAGATCAGAAAATTGTTTAAAAAAGCTGGATAGAATCAATAAAACTCTTCGTCATGAGGAAGCTGACCGTGTACCGATCAGTGACTTTTTCTGGCTTACGTTTATAGACCGCTGGAGAGAAGAGCTGGATCTGCCCAAGGATGCCAGCCCCTACTCTCATTATGATCTGGACTGGATCTGTGCTACACCCAATCTTGATCCTCACATCAAGAATTTTGAAGTAATAAAAAGTACAGATGATGAAGAGGTTGTCAGAACAGGATTTGAAGCAATTGTCCGTCATAAAAAAGGCGCTCAGATGCCCTATTTTGAGAAATTTGAGACTGACACAGTTGAAAAAATGCTTGCATTTGAATTTAATGATCCCTGGGATGAAAGGCGATATTTCAAAGGCGGAGATAATCAGTTAGCCGGTGTCTCGGAAGTCATTACAAGGAACTCTCCTCCCTGGATAGATAGTGTTAAAGAGCTGCATCCTGATTTTCCACTCTATGGTTCAGTCTGTGAGGGTATGGAAGAGGGGTGGAGGATCATCGGGACCGAGAACCTTCTTCTATGGTCTGCACTCCACCCTGATGAACTTGAGATATTCCTCAACCGGGTGGCAGATTTCAATCTGGAATTGATGAAAGCCCAGTTTAAAGCTGCCGATGGAATGCTGGATGGCTTTATCATCTGGGGGGATGTTTCCTATGTGAACGGAATGCTTTTTTCACCCGATACATGGAGACGATTCTTCAAGCCCGGATTAAAAAATATGATTGATTTCAGCCATAGTCAGGGGCTCCCTGTTATCTATCATGGATGTGGAAACTCCACCGATATCTGGCCTGATCTTATCGATATCGGTTTGGACTGTTACAACCCTCTGGAAGCAAAATCCGGAATGGATGTTATTGAAAAGCGTCAAACCTTCGGACATGACATGGCCTTCTGTGGAAATATCGATGTAATGAAGTGGGCAGACGCTCCTCTGGATGAACTCGAGGCAGAAGTGATGAGGAAGATGAATGCCGCCAAGGGCGGTGGATTCATTGTGCAATCCGATCATTCTGTACCCAGCAATGTAAGCGCCGAACGATATGAGTTTGTCTATAATCTGGTAAAGAAAAACGGGACTTATCCCCTTGATCTGGGACAATGGGATATTCCTGACATGAAGTAG
- a CDS encoding L-rhamnose mutarotase codes for MKRYGQIIKVRDGQLESYKYHHAHPWKEINDKIRECNLSNYSIYHKDGYLFSYFEYIGNDFDADMAKMAADPKTQEWWALMKPMQEPLETRKEGEWWSDMEEVYHLD; via the coding sequence ATGAAACGGTATGGACAAATTATTAAAGTTAGAGACGGGCAGTTGGAGTCCTATAAATATCATCACGCTCATCCCTGGAAAGAGATCAACGATAAAATCAGGGAATGTAATCTCTCGAATTACAGCATCTACCATAAGGATGGATATCTATTTTCCTACTTTGAGTATATCGGAAATGATTTTGATGCTGATATGGCAAAAATGGCTGCCGATCCTAAAACTCAGGAATGGTGGGCATTGATGAAACCCATGCAGGAACCACTTGAAACCAGGAAAGAAGGTGAATGGTGGTCAGATATGGAAGAGGTATATCACCTGGACTGA
- a CDS encoding ABC transporter permease, translating into MLKINKNFDREKLLGTLNHNRIYVFLVIIIIIMSIGAPGFMRSSNVTPLLKTSLLPILVGIGFTFVMIGGNFDLSVGAMINVGALMVMGEFNRFFLIFGGEAAGTGAVVGAWIVASIIALGAGSFFGLINGLLVAKGKVHSFIVTIGMLTTLGGFVYTYSKGNTISANSYLLVDIIEKPLLKLPYLEFFTMRSIITILVLVFFEILLVKTSWGRGLFMVGSNKEAAWQAGIDMERKLILTFIISGFTAAMGGILFATSMNAAVPNYGERGINPLMLVLASTIIGGTVMTGGSGSVVKTAIAVIAIQAIFNGLIGMGLGFDSQVLAAGVLLGSVVLYEAFVLYKQSLRKGERPAMLPEAEELKLKHKA; encoded by the coding sequence ATGCTTAAAATAAATAAAAACTTTGATCGCGAGAAGTTGCTTGGAACACTGAACCACAACAGAATTTATGTATTTCTGGTTATTATTATTATTATTATGTCCATCGGGGCTCCCGGTTTTATGAGATCTTCCAATGTGACCCCCCTGCTTAAGACTTCACTACTGCCGATTCTGGTAGGAATCGGATTTACTTTTGTTATGATCGGTGGAAACTTTGACCTCTCTGTGGGAGCCATGATCAATGTGGGTGCCCTGATGGTAATGGGTGAGTTTAATAGATTCTTTTTAATCTTCGGAGGAGAGGCTGCCGGTACGGGTGCTGTTGTGGGTGCATGGATTGTAGCCTCAATTATTGCTCTTGGTGCAGGTTCATTCTTCGGACTGATAAATGGTCTTCTGGTTGCCAAAGGTAAGGTGCACTCCTTTATTGTTACAATTGGTATGCTCACCACCCTGGGTGGGTTTGTGTATACATACAGCAAGGGAAATACCATCAGTGCAAACAGTTATCTACTCGTAGATATAATTGAAAAACCCCTCTTGAAGCTTCCTTATCTTGAGTTTTTTACAATGCGTTCCATTATTACCATTCTTGTCCTTGTTTTCTTTGAAATCCTTCTGGTAAAGACCAGCTGGGGTAGAGGCCTGTTTATGGTGGGAAGTAACAAGGAAGCCGCCTGGCAGGCCGGTATTGATATGGAACGAAAGCTGATCTTGACCTTCATAATCTCCGGTTTTACTGCAGCCATGGGGGGAATCCTTTTTGCTACATCCATGAATGCCGCAGTTCCCAATTATGGAGAGAGGGGAATCAATCCTCTTATGCTTGTTCTTGCATCCACAATAATCGGAGGTACAGTTATGACTGGAGGCAGTGGATCTGTTGTTAAAACTGCTATAGCGGTTATTGCAATCCAGGCTATATTCAACGGCCTTATAGGTATGGGACTGGGCTTCGATTCACAGGTTCTGGCAGCGGGTGTTCTTTTAGGCTCTGTTGTTCTGTATGAAGCGTTTGTTCTCTATAAGCAGTCTCTGAGGAAAGGAGAGCGTCCGGCGATGCTTCCCGAAGCAGAAGAGCTGAAGCTGAAACATAAAGCTTAA
- a CDS encoding ABC transporter permease, giving the protein MSNTNNDIRKTGHNNITLIINKFGVFFMILVLAVIGMMVSPHFLSGSNLLNILNAVSYLGIVAAGISFVIFCGQYGDLSAPMVMATTGVLCVEFMRYGLWYGILAGMIGGVIIGLINGFVIGKLRVNAIIWTLAMNFILEGLVRFSYKGTQIYPDMATEKTYTTGFFLPLMAKLDPHIMELDLVSRAAEFNALATTYPGGVPLVLYIMFAVMIIGYIVMTKSTFGNQLKVVGSSFEVGKMSGINATRTVMFAFMMSSLFASIAGIFMTSLNQVGAFYIGQGYDFQAVTAIILGGMSLSGGRGSMIGVFGGVFTLGLISNILTLFGVGTFTQKMITGVIFITVVAVNARSLRKLGRDYA; this is encoded by the coding sequence GTGTCGAATACTAATAATGATATAAGAAAAACCGGGCACAATAACATTACACTGATTATAAATAAGTTTGGTGTATTCTTTATGATTCTGGTGCTGGCTGTAATCGGAATGATGGTCTCTCCTCATTTTTTGAGCGGCAGCAATCTGCTGAATATATTGAATGCGGTATCCTACCTGGGTATCGTTGCCGCAGGTATTTCATTTGTAATTTTCTGCGGTCAGTACGGTGATCTGTCTGCACCCATGGTGATGGCAACAACCGGAGTTCTCTGTGTCGAATTTATGCGATATGGTCTCTGGTACGGTATACTCGCCGGTATGATCGGCGGAGTAATAATCGGCCTTATTAATGGTTTTGTTATTGGAAAGCTGAGGGTAAATGCCATTATCTGGACTCTGGCTATGAACTTCATTCTGGAAGGTCTGGTTCGCTTCTCTTATAAAGGAACTCAGATCTATCCTGATATGGCTACGGAGAAAACATACACAACAGGATTTTTTCTGCCTCTCATGGCAAAACTTGATCCTCATATTATGGAACTGGACCTTGTAAGCAGGGCTGCAGAGTTTAATGCTTTGGCAACCACATATCCGGGAGGAGTTCCTCTTGTCCTGTATATAATGTTTGCCGTAATGATTATCGGCTACATCGTCATGACAAAGTCAACCTTCGGTAATCAGCTTAAGGTGGTAGGTTCCAGTTTTGAAGTCGGAAAAATGTCCGGTATCAATGCTACAAGAACTGTTATGTTTGCATTTATGATGTCATCTCTTTTTGCTTCAATTGCTGGTATTTTCATGACCTCATTGAACCAGGTAGGGGCTTTTTATATCGGTCAGGGATATGACTTTCAGGCTGTAACTGCAATTATCCTCGGTGGTATGAGTCTTTCCGGTGGTCGTGGAAGCATGATCGGAGTCTTCGGTGGTGTTTTTACACTGGGACTGATCAGCAATATACTGACTCTTTTCGGGGTTGGTACGTTTACACAGAAAATGATTACAGGGGTGATCTTCATTACCGTGGTTGCGGTAAATGCCAGATCCCTTAGAAAACTGGGGCGTGACTATGCTTAA
- a CDS encoding sugar ABC transporter ATP-binding protein, translated as MGESAIALQMNEVSKQFPGTLAVNKVSFEVRAGEVHALMGENGAGKSTLMKILAGSYADYTGEILIDGKPVKLHNPHQAKAEGVGMVYQELSIAYNRSVEENMFAGKIPTKGLFVDHETLRKQALTSLASVNLDDRIDPGIEMKNISQHESQLIEMAKVLNDKPKILVMDEPTSALSSKEVQMLFDIIRDIKKQGVAIVYISHHLPEIFEVADRVTVLRDGKKIDTCNIKDVDNKTVVEMMIGEKIDDFVRTGASNLGEAILKVENLTHYGFVHNISFELNHGEILGIVGLAGSGRTELGRCLSGADNVDYGKVVLDGESIDIKSMSQMLDKGVAYLSENRKTEGLALRLSNRNNILSSIISRLSRFFFFDPRRGTPILEELYEKLTIYPHDPEITTSNLSGGNQQKILLAKWLSTKPKVLILDEPTRGVDVGAKKLIHETIVKLAEDGVSVILLSSDLPELVVLSDRVAVMKQGHLIGELSKEDGFDENKVLLAANGERGVFSVEY; from the coding sequence GTGGGTGAATCGGCAATTGCATTGCAGATGAATGAGGTAAGTAAGCAGTTTCCCGGGACTCTGGCTGTTAACAAAGTCAGTTTTGAAGTCCGAGCAGGGGAAGTTCATGCTCTCATGGGTGAAAACGGAGCCGGTAAATCAACATTGATGAAAATACTTGCCGGATCTTATGCAGATTACACCGGTGAGATTCTTATCGATGGCAAACCTGTCAAACTGCATAATCCCCATCAGGCTAAAGCCGAGGGTGTGGGAATGGTTTATCAGGAGCTCAGTATCGCATATAACAGATCTGTTGAAGAAAACATGTTTGCCGGTAAAATCCCGACAAAAGGGCTCTTCGTTGATCATGAAACACTCCGGAAACAGGCCCTGACCTCTCTGGCCAGTGTTAATCTGGACGATAGAATTGATCCGGGTATAGAAATGAAAAACATTTCACAGCATGAGTCACAGCTGATTGAAATGGCTAAGGTTCTTAATGACAAACCAAAAATTCTTGTTATGGACGAACCGACATCTGCACTTTCCAGTAAAGAAGTACAGATGCTTTTTGATATTATTAGAGATATAAAGAAACAGGGTGTGGCTATTGTCTATATCTCTCACCACCTCCCTGAAATCTTTGAAGTGGCCGACAGGGTTACTGTTCTGCGGGATGGAAAAAAAATAGATACCTGCAATATTAAAGATGTTGATAATAAAACTGTCGTCGAAATGATGATCGGTGAAAAAATAGATGATTTTGTCCGTACAGGAGCTTCAAATCTGGGTGAGGCAATTCTCAAGGTTGAGAATCTGACTCACTACGGCTTTGTTCATAATATTTCCTTTGAATTAAATCATGGGGAGATTCTCGGGATCGTAGGTCTGGCCGGTTCCGGAAGAACTGAGCTGGGACGCTGCCTTTCGGGTGCAGATAATGTGGATTATGGAAAAGTTGTTCTGGACGGTGAAAGCATTGATATAAAAAGTATGTCCCAGATGCTCGATAAGGGTGTTGCATATCTTTCAGAGAACAGAAAAACTGAAGGACTGGCATTACGCCTTTCCAACAGGAACAATATTCTATCTTCAATTATATCAAGACTTTCCAGATTCTTTTTCTTCGACCCCAGGAGGGGAACTCCCATTCTGGAAGAACTGTATGAAAAGCTGACAATCTATCCACATGATCCGGAGATTACGACTTCCAATCTTTCCGGGGGAAACCAGCAGAAGATTCTTCTGGCAAAATGGTTGTCCACAAAACCTAAAGTTCTGATTCTTGACGAACCCACCAGAGGTGTGGATGTAGGTGCCAAGAAGCTGATCCATGAAACTATTGTGAAACTTGCGGAAGATGGTGTTTCAGTTATCCTTCTCTCTTCAGATCTGCCGGAGCTGGTAGTACTTTCTGACAGGGTTGCTGTTATGAAACAGGGACATCTTATCGGAGAATTGAGTAAAGAAGACGGATTTGATGAAAATAAGGTCCTTCTCGCCGCCAATGGAGAAAGAGGAGTTTTCAGTGTCGAATACTAA
- a CDS encoding sugar ABC transporter substrate-binding protein: MKRIFTMLLMTVLMAGSVFAAGQQEAAAPASDADAKANLEASKAIDISDVRGSDGQLLLIYGDTRPVPAKPADQEALDMWKLEYAGRQTKKVDMIPSAGTGVIGKKIIMIMQSEHPYWTAVANGSRIACEAYMAEFEMWNPNGDLNQQNQYVDRAIAEKADIVLLASLDAKASVQQFKKLYDAGIPAIAYNMIPNDDAMRYVLAITAPDDFGQFKMLAEHMAKDVGGKGGVGYITHIPGGSPYYARTTNVVEYYKKNYPDMKTLDIQSPGFDAPKTKQVVADWVTRFGDELTCIVVSDDSAQGLGVSQALEEAGRSDVYVIAAGNSKVGMDLVKAGKIDAITFQSAEADGAVPIKVAADYFNGVDLGSNAAFYLPQAVITPENVDSFMPAQW; this comes from the coding sequence ATGAAGAGAATCTTTACAATGTTACTGATGACTGTTCTTATGGCAGGGTCTGTATTTGCTGCAGGACAGCAGGAAGCAGCTGCCCCGGCCAGCGATGCTGATGCCAAGGCTAATCTTGAGGCATCAAAAGCAATTGATATTTCTGATGTACGTGGAAGCGATGGACAGCTTTTACTGATTTATGGTGATACAAGACCCGTTCCTGCAAAACCCGCTGATCAGGAAGCACTTGATATGTGGAAACTGGAATATGCCGGTCGTCAGACTAAAAAAGTTGATATGATTCCCTCTGCTGGAACCGGTGTTATCGGAAAGAAAATCATCATGATAATGCAGTCTGAGCATCCTTACTGGACAGCCGTAGCTAACGGTTCCAGAATTGCATGTGAAGCTTATATGGCTGAGTTCGAAATGTGGAATCCTAATGGTGACCTTAATCAGCAGAATCAGTATGTAGATAGAGCAATTGCAGAAAAAGCGGATATCGTTCTTCTGGCTTCTCTTGATGCCAAAGCCAGTGTTCAGCAGTTCAAAAAACTCTATGATGCAGGAATCCCCGCAATTGCATACAATATGATTCCCAATGATGACGCTATGAGATATGTACTTGCAATCACTGCACCCGATGACTTCGGCCAGTTTAAAATGCTTGCTGAGCACATGGCTAAAGATGTCGGTGGAAAAGGTGGTGTAGGTTACATCACACATATCCCCGGTGGATCTCCTTATTACGCAAGAACAACCAATGTTGTTGAGTACTACAAAAAGAACTATCCTGACATGAAAACTCTGGATATCCAGTCTCCCGGATTTGATGCTCCCAAGACAAAACAGGTTGTTGCTGACTGGGTAACCAGATTTGGTGATGAACTGACTTGTATCGTAGTTTCTGATGACTCTGCACAGGGTCTCGGTGTATCTCAGGCTCTGGAAGAAGCTGGTAGAAGTGATGTTTATGTAATCGCCGCCGGAAACTCTAAAGTAGGTATGGACCTTGTTAAAGCCGGTAAAATTGATGCAATCACATTTCAGTCTGCTGAAGCTGACGGTGCTGTTCCCATCAAGGTTGCTGCTGACTACTTCAATGGTGTAGATCTTGGTTCCAATGCAGCATTCTATCTGCCCCAGGCTGTTATCACTCCTGAAAACGTAGACAGTTTCATGCCTGCACAGTGGTAA
- a CDS encoding uroporphyrinogen decarboxylase family protein — MTSKERVAAAFNKDPRLDRIPRWLGMSDEFNLKIQNHLVMDEEAVRRHVRDDFRVVRAVFTGSQEDMMPGATWRSPFGVERKGIGFGMPLSHPLQGISSIEEVEAHVWPDCDVVDTSGLRDNILKYEGEYAIMGGDWSPFWHDAIDLIGHEELYYLMFDYPEVAKLLFERITDYYIESSRKSFEEAADLMDIFFIGNDLGSQSGPLMGIEQFSDFLLPSIKRMVDLGHEYGLKVMLHCCGGYRPLIPSLIEIGMDGLHALQPDCHGMDPAGLKRDFGSHIVLNGAIDSHHILISGETAELVKSRSMDVLKIMGKGGSYIAGASHDTILEETPVENVLAMFKAVDEYEYL; from the coding sequence ATGACATCGAAAGAAAGAGTCGCAGCAGCATTTAATAAAGACCCCCGTCTGGACCGGATACCAAGATGGTTGGGAATGTCTGATGAGTTCAATTTGAAAATTCAAAATCATCTGGTAATGGATGAAGAAGCTGTTCGACGTCATGTACGGGATGACTTCAGAGTCGTCCGTGCTGTATTTACGGGATCTCAGGAGGATATGATGCCGGGTGCTACATGGCGCAGTCCTTTCGGTGTCGAAAGAAAGGGTATCGGATTCGGGATGCCTCTTTCTCATCCCCTTCAGGGAATATCGAGTATAGAAGAAGTCGAAGCTCATGTCTGGCCGGATTGTGATGTTGTTGACACTTCGGGGTTAAGAGACAATATCTTAAAATATGAGGGTGAATATGCAATTATGGGAGGAGACTGGTCTCCATTCTGGCATGATGCTATTGATCTCATCGGACATGAAGAGCTCTACTATCTGATGTTTGACTATCCGGAAGTTGCAAAACTTCTGTTTGAAAGAATTACTGATTACTATATTGAGAGCAGCAGGAAGAGTTTTGAAGAGGCTGCTGATCTGATGGATATCTTTTTTATCGGAAATGATCTGGGGAGTCAGTCCGGTCCTCTTATGGGTATCGAACAGTTTTCTGACTTTCTCTTACCCTCCATTAAACGTATGGTTGATCTGGGACATGAATACGGTCTCAAGGTGATGCTCCACTGCTGCGGAGGCTATCGCCCTCTCATCCCTTCACTCATAGAAATAGGAATGGACGGACTTCATGCCCTGCAGCCTGACTGTCACGGTATGGACCCGGCGGGTCTCAAAAGAGATTTTGGTTCTCATATTGTCCTTAACGGAGCCATTGATTCTCATCATATTCTTATCAGCGGGGAGACAGCGGAACTGGTGAAGAGTAGATCCATGGATGTTCTGAAAATTATGGGAAAAGGTGGTTCATATATCGCCGGAGCCAGTCATGACACTATTTTAGAAGAAACTCCGGTTGAAAATGTACTGGCAATGTTCAAGGCGGTTGATGAGTATGAATATCTTTGA